One window of the Natronomonas marina genome contains the following:
- a CDS encoding DUF7127 family protein, with translation MSDYTQSIRGDVDGVVRQFDYEAESVVAVDLGHVDGTVDIVDGTAIVVVGDEQHEFEVPAGASRAVMNNGIVSIEVER, from the coding sequence ATGAGCGACTACACCCAGTCGATCCGCGGCGACGTCGACGGCGTCGTCCGGCAGTTTGACTACGAAGCGGAGTCGGTCGTCGCCGTCGACCTCGGACACGTCGACGGCACCGTCGACATCGTCGACGGGACGGCCATCGTGGTCGTCGGCGACGAGCAACACGAGTTCGAGGTTCCGGCGGGCGCGTCCCGTGCAGTTATGAACAACGGAATCGTCAGTATCGAGGTGGAGCGATAA
- a CDS encoding alpha/beta fold hydrolase, with the protein METVTHHGRTTAYRATDFGEGPRVCYVHGAGGAHDVWVEQYGDREGPPAVAVDLSGHGDSDDVETDPGVETLDAYAEDVVAVCEATGATVLCGNSMGGAVALWVALEYDLDVEALVLADTGAKLGVDDGLLEALDRNFESAVASLHVPDTLFHDPDDDLVEVSKRGLLSTGRAVTLRDFRTCDAFDVRDRLGEIEIPGLALCGEHDPMTPPRFAEYLADEMPDCEYVEIAAAAHMPMLERPDVFDDAVRSFLL; encoded by the coding sequence ATGGAGACGGTCACACACCACGGCCGGACGACCGCTTACCGAGCGACCGACTTCGGCGAGGGACCACGGGTCTGTTACGTCCACGGCGCCGGCGGGGCCCACGACGTCTGGGTCGAGCAGTACGGCGACCGCGAGGGCCCGCCCGCGGTCGCGGTCGACCTCTCGGGACACGGCGACAGCGACGACGTCGAGACCGATCCCGGAGTCGAGACGCTGGACGCCTACGCCGAGGACGTGGTGGCCGTCTGCGAGGCGACCGGCGCGACGGTCCTGTGCGGCAACTCGATGGGCGGGGCCGTCGCGCTGTGGGTCGCCCTCGAGTACGACCTCGACGTCGAGGCGCTGGTACTGGCCGACACCGGCGCGAAACTCGGCGTCGACGACGGCCTTCTGGAGGCGCTGGACCGGAACTTCGAGAGCGCCGTCGCCTCGCTGCACGTCCCCGACACGCTGTTTCACGACCCCGACGACGACCTCGTGGAAGTGTCCAAGCGCGGCCTGCTGTCGACGGGACGGGCCGTCACACTGCGTGACTTCCGGACCTGCGACGCCTTCGACGTCCGGGACCGACTCGGGGAAATCGAGATTCCGGGGCTGGCGCTCTGTGGCGAACACGACCCCATGACGCCGCCCCGGTTCGCCGAGTACCTGGCCGACGAGATGCCCGACTGCGAGTACGTGGAGATAGCGGCGGCCGCACACATGCCGATGCTCGAGCGACCCGACGTCTTCGACGACGCCGTCCGCTCGTTTTTACTCTAG
- a CDS encoding DNA replication complex subunit Gins51: protein MNLDELQSVQARERQSSDLQHLRSSFYREVGEYIRELTEQRASVVEDADDPFSSPEVRKLSDDIETAEQTVEAIYERRVGKVVKKASIAAAGMPVDDDGLTDEEADLFEDLVARIEANRETVLSAMDGEGPSVSCSIDEETADAAPADPSVASDADREPPTADADDPAPEGVSAADLMGEAPEEALPESTQASGESPETVSETPAQQPPESPSDHATESATKSPAEAVAGPDRTDAPPETEPTPPATDEAPATDDTVETAEEASNGGSTTESGSDLPGMPRTTVRVTADVGEVVGADDRDYDLGAEDVVTLPEPNADVLVDKDAAERLE from the coding sequence ATGAACCTCGACGAACTCCAGTCGGTGCAAGCACGCGAACGCCAGTCGAGCGACCTCCAGCACCTGCGTTCGTCGTTCTACCGAGAGGTCGGCGAGTACATCCGCGAACTCACCGAACAGCGCGCCAGCGTCGTCGAGGACGCCGACGATCCCTTCTCGTCGCCGGAGGTCAGGAAGCTCTCCGACGACATCGAGACGGCCGAACAGACCGTCGAGGCCATCTACGAGCGCCGCGTCGGCAAGGTGGTCAAGAAGGCATCCATCGCCGCGGCGGGAATGCCGGTCGACGACGACGGCCTCACCGACGAGGAGGCCGACCTCTTCGAGGACCTGGTCGCCCGCATCGAGGCCAACCGCGAGACCGTTCTCTCGGCGATGGACGGCGAGGGGCCGTCGGTCTCCTGTTCCATCGACGAGGAGACGGCCGACGCGGCCCCGGCGGACCCGAGCGTGGCGTCGGACGCCGACCGCGAGCCCCCGACGGCCGACGCCGACGACCCGGCTCCCGAGGGGGTCAGCGCCGCCGACCTGATGGGCGAGGCCCCGGAGGAGGCGCTGCCGGAATCGACGCAGGCCTCGGGGGAATCGCCGGAGACCGTCAGCGAGACGCCCGCCCAGCAACCGCCCGAGTCGCCGTCCGACCACGCCACCGAGTCGGCGACGAAATCCCCGGCGGAGGCCGTCGCAGGCCCCGACCGCACGGACGCGCCCCCCGAGACCGAGCCGACGCCGCCGGCGACGGACGAGGCCCCGGCCACCGACGACACGGTGGAGACCGCCGAGGAGGCCTCGAACGGCGGGTCAACCACGGAGTCGGGGTCCGACCTGCCCGGTATGCCGCGGACGACGGTCCGGGTCACCGCGGACGTGGGCGAGGTCGTCGGCGCCGACGACCGCGACTACGACCTCGGCGCCGAGGATGTCGTCACGCTGCCCGAACCGAACGCCGACGTCCTCGTCGACAAGGACGCCGCCGAACGGCTAGAGTAA
- the priS gene encoding DNA primase small subunit PriS, which yields MDGRTREYLRGRFGDHYRRTSVSPPPAGNEREWGYITWSEGGTTMVRHHSHLDLVGGGDLGDFLAGERPRHVYFSAGRYDDPGADSMGAKGWRGSDLVFDLDADHLPGVDPGADAYAEMLAECKGALLRLLDLLESDFGFEELTVVFSGGRGYHVHVRDPGVLELDRTARREIVDYVLGEGVTFDDIVRTEAVAGSAGRSSPAQKRSLPAGGWAGRTRERLETFVEELLSMDDDEALERLQRFENIGEGKATAALNAARQNREELATGNVDVHSAVYTVAARLFEEVREAETAPIDEPVTTDINRLIRLPGSLHGGSGLAVRRIDRSEVESFDPLVDAVPETFVGNDIAVYVRESTTVELRGETFRLSEGVHSLPEYAGVFAMARGHATKAGE from the coding sequence ATGGACGGCCGCACCCGCGAGTACCTGCGAGGCCGGTTCGGCGACCACTACCGGCGAACCTCGGTGTCGCCGCCGCCCGCGGGCAACGAACGCGAGTGGGGCTACATTACCTGGAGCGAGGGCGGGACGACGATGGTGCGGCACCACTCGCACCTCGACCTTGTCGGCGGCGGCGACCTCGGGGACTTCCTCGCGGGCGAGCGGCCACGGCACGTCTACTTCTCGGCGGGCCGCTACGACGACCCGGGCGCCGACAGCATGGGCGCGAAGGGGTGGCGGGGGTCGGACCTCGTGTTCGACTTGGACGCCGACCACCTCCCGGGGGTCGACCCCGGGGCGGACGCCTACGCCGAGATGCTGGCCGAGTGCAAGGGTGCGCTGCTCCGGTTGCTCGATCTGCTGGAATCGGACTTCGGCTTCGAGGAGTTGACCGTCGTCTTCTCGGGCGGCCGCGGCTACCACGTACACGTACGCGACCCCGGCGTCCTCGAGCTGGACCGGACGGCGCGACGCGAGATAGTCGACTACGTCCTCGGCGAGGGCGTCACCTTCGACGACATCGTGCGGACAGAGGCCGTCGCGGGCAGTGCCGGCCGCTCCTCGCCGGCACAGAAACGGTCGCTTCCGGCGGGCGGGTGGGCCGGCCGGACGCGGGAACGGCTCGAAACGTTCGTCGAAGAACTGCTCTCGATGGACGACGACGAGGCGCTCGAACGGCTCCAGCGTTTCGAAAACATCGGCGAGGGGAAAGCGACGGCGGCGCTGAACGCCGCCCGACAGAACCGCGAGGAGCTGGCGACGGGCAACGTGGACGTCCATTCGGCAGTCTACACCGTCGCTGCCAGACTCTTCGAGGAGGTCCGCGAGGCGGAGACGGCCCCGATAGACGAACCGGTGACCACGGACATCAACCGGCTCATCCGGCTGCCGGGGAGCCTCCACGGCGGCAGCGGTCTCGCGGTCAGGCGCATCGACCGGTCGGAGGTCGAGTCGTTCGACCCGCTCGTCGACGCCGTCCCGGAGACGTTCGTCGGCAACGACATCGCCGTCTACGTCCGCGAGTCGACGACGGTCGAACTCCGCGGCGAAACATTTAGGCTCTCGGAGGGAGTCCATTCGCTGCCAGAGTACGCGGGCGTCTTCGCCATGGCCCGCGGCCACGCAACGAAAGCCGGAGAATGA
- a CDS encoding GNAT family N-acetyltransferase, with amino-acid sequence MSVTVDTRLIDTGDDELVEEAWALKERIRREEGVLKQRHGFFTDAYRRSKVYLLVEPGYDGDSVVGFAATRRDGYILFLAVHPDYRGEGFGRRLVAAVVDDHGTVTCHARATNDEALSFYEHLGFEVQRRVDNYYEDDGDAYYLRLGDGGITETLSRFMPGG; translated from the coding sequence GTGAGCGTCACCGTCGATACCCGCCTCATCGACACGGGAGACGACGAACTCGTCGAGGAGGCGTGGGCGCTGAAGGAGCGAATCCGGCGCGAGGAGGGCGTCCTCAAACAGCGCCACGGCTTCTTCACCGACGCCTACCGCCGCTCGAAGGTGTACCTCCTCGTCGAACCGGGCTACGACGGCGACAGCGTCGTCGGCTTCGCGGCCACGCGCCGGGACGGTTACATCCTCTTTCTGGCCGTACATCCCGACTACCGCGGCGAGGGGTTCGGCAGACGGCTCGTGGCCGCCGTCGTCGACGACCACGGGACGGTGACCTGTCACGCCCGGGCGACCAACGACGAGGCGCTGTCGTTCTACGAACACCTCGGCTTCGAGGTCCAGCGCCGGGTCGACAACTACTACGAGGACGACGGCGACGCCTACTACCTCCGCCTGGGCGACGGCGGCATCACGGAGACGCTCTCGCGGTTCATGCCCGGTGGCTGA
- a CDS encoding archease, protein MTGEFALREHTADVAIEATGDTLGAVFAAVADGLTAAHCESVPAEGGDTFGFGVAAASREALLFDYLDEIIYQRDVRGVLPTDHEVDVHWNGEWVAEAYARGVPFEAVDAREIKAVTYSEMELVETDDGWRAYVVLDV, encoded by the coding sequence ATGACAGGTGAGTTCGCCCTCCGGGAACACACCGCAGACGTCGCTATCGAGGCGACCGGCGACACCCTCGGAGCGGTCTTTGCCGCCGTCGCGGACGGCCTGACCGCCGCCCACTGCGAGTCGGTGCCCGCCGAGGGCGGCGACACCTTCGGCTTCGGCGTCGCCGCCGCCTCCCGGGAGGCGCTGCTCTTCGACTACCTCGACGAAATCATCTATCAGCGGGATGTCCGCGGCGTCCTCCCGACCGACCACGAGGTGGACGTCCACTGGAACGGCGAGTGGGTCGCCGAGGCCTACGCCCGCGGCGTCCCCTTCGAGGCCGTCGACGCCCGCGAAATCAAGGCCGTCACCTACTCCGAGATGGAACTGGTCGAGACCGACGACGGCTGGCGGGCCTACGTCGTCCTCGACGTTTAG
- a CDS encoding XapX domain-containing protein gives MNGPAVAVLALLTGFIAGAAFAFVGVPIPAPPELAGLLGIVGIYLGFKTVEYFDVGVDLLGSLG, from the coding sequence ATGAACGGACCGGCCGTCGCTGTGCTTGCGCTTCTGACCGGTTTCATCGCAGGCGCCGCCTTCGCCTTCGTCGGCGTTCCCATCCCCGCGCCGCCGGAACTGGCGGGTCTGCTCGGTATCGTCGGCATCTATCTGGGCTTCAAGACCGTCGAGTACTTCGACGTCGGCGTCGACCTGCTGGGGTCGCTCGGCTAA
- the cysE gene encoding serine O-acetyltransferase yields the protein MLDRLREDVRAALAKDPAATSAVTVALLYPGLHAVWGYRVAHALWERGFTFTARLLSQAVRLFTGVEIHPAADVGRRLFVDHGAAVVIGETAEIGDDVLMYHGVTLGGDSMRREKRHPTLEDGVTVGANATLLGDITVGENATVGAGSVVVESVPPETTVAGSPAEQVSGTGAERAVSQECGPE from the coding sequence ATACTCGACAGACTCAGAGAGGACGTCCGCGCCGCGCTCGCAAAGGACCCGGCAGCGACCAGTGCCGTCACCGTCGCGCTGCTCTACCCTGGCCTGCACGCCGTCTGGGGATACCGCGTCGCACACGCCCTGTGGGAGCGGGGGTTCACGTTCACCGCTCGCCTGCTCTCGCAGGCGGTCCGACTGTTCACCGGCGTCGAGATACACCCGGCCGCCGACGTCGGCCGACGGCTGTTCGTCGACCACGGCGCCGCCGTCGTGATCGGCGAGACTGCCGAAATCGGTGACGACGTGCTGATGTACCACGGCGTCACGCTGGGCGGCGACTCGATGCGCCGCGAGAAACGACACCCGACGCTCGAAGACGGCGTCACCGTCGGCGCCAACGCGACGCTGCTCGGCGACATCACCGTCGGCGAGAACGCGACGGTCGGGGCCGGGTCGGTCGTCGTCGAGTCCGTCCCGCCCGAGACGACCGTCGCCGGGTCGCCCGCCGAGCAGGTGTCGGGGACCGGCGCCGAGCGTGCGGTCTCCCAGGAGTGCGGCCCCGAGTGA
- a CDS encoding AMP-dependent synthetase/ligase — protein sequence MSTRKPDWLRAEAEYEDEVIGENTLSRMFEASASRHASREAQWYKGGVYDRSLAPEVVPEAPTGKFAALTYAEMQDIVHNLAAGFRELGVESGTRVGIFANTRMEWAQADFGLLAAGAVVTTVYTESSPSRAQYLLDDPGAEGVVVENGELLDGLLEVEDDLELEFIVVMDEFEGHDDREDVLTLRELYERGQESFDIDSYESWLAERDIDDLASLIYTSGTTGKPKGVQLTHRNFRSNINGIRKRVGPRPDKPADLPVFDETDRTLSFLPLAHVFERVAGHFLMFGAGSTVAYAESPDTVADDIQIVQPTGASSVPRVYERIFDNMRSEAPDAIFDRAVAVAREYATTERPGPILRLRHAVYDRLVFSKVRDQMGGNIEAFISGGGSLSKRLSQLFEGMGLPIYEGYGLTETSPVVSVNPPEDSRAGTLGPPLVNVDVRLDESVVDDERRAEVEGDIGELHIKGPNVTPGYWNRPGATEEAFTEDGWFRSGDIIEQTSDGYLIYHDRLKQLIVLDTGKNIAPQPIEDEFATSERIDQAMVIGDNQKFIAALFVPNFEAIEAWADAEGIDLPDDQAAICADDRVREFVQREVDAVNEQLSKSEKIKEFRLVPLEWTADNELLTPSMKIKRRKVVDRFEEQVRDIYGEDYSQ from the coding sequence ATGTCCACGAGAAAACCGGACTGGCTGCGGGCCGAGGCGGAGTACGAGGACGAGGTGATCGGCGAGAACACGCTGTCGCGGATGTTCGAGGCCAGCGCCTCGCGGCACGCCAGCCGCGAGGCACAGTGGTACAAGGGGGGCGTCTACGACCGGTCGCTGGCACCCGAGGTGGTGCCGGAGGCGCCGACCGGCAAGTTCGCGGCGCTGACCTACGCCGAGATGCAGGACATCGTCCACAACCTCGCGGCCGGCTTCCGCGAACTCGGCGTCGAGAGCGGCACGCGAGTCGGCATCTTCGCCAACACGCGCATGGAGTGGGCCCAGGCGGACTTCGGGCTGCTCGCCGCGGGGGCGGTCGTGACGACCGTCTACACCGAGTCCTCGCCGAGTCGTGCACAGTACCTGCTGGACGACCCCGGTGCAGAGGGGGTCGTCGTCGAGAACGGCGAACTGCTCGATGGCCTCCTCGAAGTCGAGGACGATCTCGAACTGGAGTTCATCGTGGTCATGGACGAGTTCGAGGGCCACGACGACCGCGAGGACGTGCTCACGCTGCGTGAACTCTACGAGCGCGGACAGGAGTCCTTCGACATCGATTCCTACGAGTCCTGGCTCGCCGAGCGCGACATCGACGACCTCGCGTCGCTCATCTACACCTCGGGGACGACGGGCAAGCCGAAGGGGGTCCAACTGACCCACAGGAACTTCCGGTCGAACATCAACGGCATCCGCAAGCGGGTCGGTCCCCGCCCGGACAAGCCCGCCGACCTCCCGGTCTTCGACGAGACCGACCGGACGCTGTCCTTCCTCCCGCTCGCGCACGTCTTCGAGCGCGTTGCCGGCCACTTCCTGATGTTCGGGGCGGGGTCGACGGTCGCGTACGCCGAATCGCCGGACACGGTCGCCGACGACATCCAGATCGTCCAGCCGACCGGCGCCTCCTCGGTGCCTCGCGTATACGAGCGAATCTTCGACAACATGCGCTCTGAGGCGCCGGACGCCATCTTCGACCGGGCGGTCGCCGTCGCCCGCGAGTACGCCACCACCGAGAGGCCGGGACCGATCCTCCGGCTTCGCCACGCCGTCTACGACCGGCTGGTGTTCTCGAAGGTCCGCGACCAGATGGGCGGCAACATCGAGGCGTTCATCAGCGGCGGCGGCAGCCTCTCGAAGCGGCTCTCGCAGCTCTTCGAGGGGATGGGACTGCCCATCTACGAGGGCTACGGTCTCACCGAGACGTCGCCCGTCGTTTCGGTCAACCCCCCGGAGGACTCCCGTGCGGGGACGCTCGGGCCGCCGCTCGTCAACGTCGACGTCCGCCTCGACGAGTCGGTCGTCGACGACGAGCGCCGCGCGGAGGTCGAGGGCGACATCGGCGAACTCCACATCAAGGGGCCGAACGTCACGCCGGGCTACTGGAACCGGCCGGGCGCGACCGAGGAGGCGTTCACCGAGGACGGCTGGTTCCGCAGCGGCGACATCATAGAGCAGACCTCCGACGGCTACCTGATCTATCACGACCGCCTCAAACAGCTCATCGTCCTGGACACGGGCAAGAACATCGCCCCACAGCCCATCGAGGACGAGTTCGCCACCTCCGAGCGGATCGACCAGGCGATGGTCATCGGCGACAACCAGAAGTTCATCGCGGCGCTCTTCGTCCCGAACTTCGAGGCCATCGAGGCGTGGGCCGACGCCGAGGGCATCGACCTGCCCGACGACCAGGCGGCCATCTGCGCCGACGACCGCGTCCGTGAGTTCGTCCAGAGGGAGGTCGACGCCGTCAACGAACAGCTCTCGAAGTCGGAGAAGATCAAGGAGTTCCGACTGGTCCCTCTCGAGTGGACCGCCGACAACGAACTGCTGACGCCGTCCATGAAGATCAAGCGCCGGAAGGTCGTCGATCGCTTCGAGGAGCAGGTCCGGGACATCTACGGCGAGGACTACTCCCAGTAG
- a CDS encoding protein sorting system archaetidylserine decarboxylase: MFPSLPDVAPGGWRYAGVAFALAVPALLVALPLGVACLLAGVAALWFHRDPERSPPPSGVVAPADGRVSVVREEGKRVRVAVFMNVTDVHVNRAPVPCTVESVTHTPGGHMPAFSKESERNERVTFDCGDVEVTLVAGAVARRIHPYVSPGDELDRGQRLGHISFGSRADVLLPPEYDLDDVRVGEGQHVRAGETVIAP; encoded by the coding sequence GTGTTCCCCTCCCTCCCCGACGTCGCACCCGGCGGGTGGCGCTACGCCGGCGTCGCCTTCGCCCTCGCCGTCCCTGCACTGCTAGTCGCGCTCCCGCTCGGCGTCGCGTGTCTCCTGGCCGGCGTCGCCGCGCTGTGGTTCCACCGCGACCCCGAACGGTCGCCCCCGCCCTCGGGCGTCGTCGCCCCCGCCGACGGCCGCGTCTCCGTCGTCCGCGAGGAGGGCAAGCGGGTCCGCGTCGCCGTCTTCATGAACGTCACCGACGTCCACGTCAACCGCGCGCCGGTCCCCTGTACCGTCGAATCCGTCACCCACACCCCCGGCGGCCACATGCCGGCCTTCTCCAAGGAATCCGAGCGCAACGAGCGGGTCACCTTCGACTGCGGCGACGTCGAGGTGACGCTCGTCGCCGGCGCCGTCGCCCGCCGCATCCACCCCTACGTCTCGCCCGGCGACGAACTCGACCGCGGGCAGCGACTCGGCCACATCTCCTTCGGGTCTCGGGCCGACGTCCTCCTTCCCCCCGAGTACGACCTCGACGACGTCCGGGTCGGCGAGGGCCAGCACGTCCGCGCCGGCGAGACCGTCATCGCCCCCTGA
- a CDS encoding NUMOD3 domain-containing DNA-binding protein: MPPDYRDPEWLVARYHGDGWTQREMADACDVSPRTIRTWMHRHDVETRDLEGETHPLYGESRNEGVRERIAETMSGREFSEETRRRIAEANRGRTVDESTRREIAESLRGHTRSEETRRRMSESTAGPDNPNWQGGYSQRYGSGWATARERVLERDEACRHCGRGDGETTLEVHHIVPVREFREAADADVSDAHDESNLVTLCERCHPKADHGDLSFESGLEPP, from the coding sequence GTGCCGCCGGACTACCGCGACCCCGAGTGGCTGGTCGCCCGCTACCACGGGGACGGCTGGACCCAGCGGGAGATGGCCGACGCCTGCGACGTCTCGCCGCGGACCATCCGCACCTGGATGCACCGACACGACGTCGAGACGCGGGACCTGGAGGGCGAGACCCACCCGCTGTACGGGGAGTCGAGGAACGAGGGGGTCAGAGAACGGATCGCGGAGACGATGAGTGGGCGGGAGTTCTCCGAGGAGACCCGCCGGCGGATAGCCGAGGCGAACCGGGGCCGGACCGTGGACGAGTCGACCAGGCGGGAGATCGCCGAATCCTTACGTGGGCACACCCGCTCCGAGGAGACCCGGCGTCGCATGAGCGAGTCCACCGCCGGCCCGGACAACCCGAACTGGCAGGGCGGCTACAGCCAGCGGTACGGGTCCGGGTGGGCGACGGCACGGGAGCGGGTGCTGGAACGCGACGAGGCGTGTCGGCACTGCGGGCGAGGCGACGGGGAGACGACGCTCGAAGTCCACCACATCGTCCCGGTTCGGGAGTTCCGCGAGGCAGCCGACGCCGACGTGAGCGACGCCCACGACGAATCCAACCTCGTGACGCTCTGTGAGCGGTGTCACCCGAAGGCCGACCACGGCGACCTCTCCTTCGAGTCCGGGCTCGAACCGCCGTAG
- a CDS encoding RAD55 family ATPase produces the protein MSDRLRTGIEVLDRKLDGGIPPGSVVVLAANPASQAELFLYELTATRGTLYLSLDRSGDFVSNSIDDAETKTGDPTVRDVTGEAPLDNAAKLVSALPEDSNLIIDPVDVLERQEPTRYRNFLNELQNHIYNTGGLALLHCLDGHSVPELRDTTEHMADIVFQLDTSVKGDRIENHLAVPKFRGGQALSDIIKLELSDEVDIDTSRDIA, from the coding sequence ATGAGCGACCGCCTCCGTACCGGCATCGAGGTCCTCGACCGGAAGCTCGACGGAGGCATCCCGCCGGGAAGCGTGGTCGTGCTCGCCGCCAATCCCGCCAGCCAGGCCGAACTGTTCCTCTACGAACTCACCGCTACCCGCGGCACGCTGTACCTCTCTTTGGACCGGTCCGGCGACTTCGTCTCCAACAGCATCGACGACGCCGAGACGAAGACCGGCGACCCCACCGTCAGGGACGTCACCGGCGAGGCGCCGCTGGACAACGCCGCCAAACTCGTCTCCGCGCTCCCCGAAGACTCCAACCTGATAATCGATCCCGTCGACGTCCTCGAACGACAGGAGCCGACCCGCTACCGCAACTTCCTCAACGAACTCCAGAACCACATCTACAACACCGGCGGCCTCGCACTCCTGCACTGTCTGGACGGCCACAGCGTCCCCGAACTCCGGGACACGACCGAGCACATGGCCGACATCGTCTTCCAACTTGATACCTCCGTCAAGGGCGACCGCATCGAGAACCACCTCGCCGTCCCGAAGTTCCGCGGCGGACAGGCCCTCTCCGATATCATCAAACTCGAACTGTCCGACGAGGTCGACATCGACACCAGCCGCGACATCGCGTAG
- the pyrB gene encoding aspartate carbamoyltransferase produces MRHDHLLSAKQLSRGDIEAVLDRAAEMAADPGAVAEAHDDRLLGLCFFEPSTRTKMSFDAAMKRLGGDTIDMGSVESSSVKKGESLADTVRVIEGYADALVLRHPSEGSAKLASEFVDVPVLNAGDGAGQHPTQTLLDLYTIRENAGFEDLTVGIMGDLKYGRTVHSLAHALTNFDASQHFVSPESLRLPRSVRYDLHEAGAQVREHTDIEEVLETLDVLYVTRIQRERFPDENEYRQVAGEYRIDAELLESARDDLTVMHPLPRVDEIAPDVDETDHARYFEQAHNGVPVRMALLDLML; encoded by the coding sequence ATGCGTCACGACCACCTGCTCAGCGCGAAACAGCTGTCGCGTGGCGACATCGAGGCGGTGCTGGACCGCGCCGCCGAGATGGCCGCCGACCCCGGTGCAGTCGCGGAGGCCCACGACGACCGGTTGCTGGGGCTGTGCTTCTTCGAGCCGAGCACCCGGACGAAGATGTCGTTCGACGCCGCGATGAAGCGGCTCGGTGGTGACACCATCGACATGGGCAGCGTCGAGTCCTCCTCGGTCAAGAAGGGCGAGAGCCTCGCCGACACCGTCCGGGTCATCGAGGGGTACGCCGACGCCCTGGTCCTCCGGCATCCGTCGGAGGGGTCGGCCAAACTCGCCAGCGAGTTCGTCGACGTGCCGGTGTTGAACGCGGGTGACGGCGCGGGCCAGCACCCGACACAGACGCTCTTGGACCTCTACACCATCCGCGAGAACGCGGGCTTCGAGGACCTCACGGTCGGCATCATGGGCGACCTGAAGTACGGTCGGACGGTCCACTCGCTGGCGCACGCGCTGACGAACTTCGACGCCAGCCAGCACTTCGTCAGCCCCGAGAGCCTCCGGCTGCCCCGGAGCGTCCGCTACGACCTCCACGAGGCGGGTGCGCAGGTCCGCGAGCACACCGACATCGAGGAGGTGCTGGAGACGCTGGACGTCCTCTACGTCACGCGCATCCAGCGCGAGCGGTTCCCCGACGAGAACGAGTACCGCCAGGTCGCCGGCGAGTACCGGATCGACGCCGAGTTGCTCGAGTCGGCCAGGGACGATCTGACCGTGATGCACCCGCTGCCCCGGGTCGACGAGATCGCGCCGGACGTCGACGAGACCGACCACGCGAGATACTTCGAACAGGCGCACAACGGCGTTCCCGTCCGAATGGCGCTGCTGGATCTGATGCTATGA
- the pyrI gene encoding aspartate carbamoyltransferase regulatory subunit, producing MTDTELRVSKIENGTVIDHITGGQALNVLAILGIDGTSGEEVSVGMNVPSDRLGRKDIVKVEGRELSQNEVDVLSLIAPAATINIVRDFDVVEKHRVSRPSEVTGVLSCPNANCITTESEPVESRFEVLEEGVRCTYCDTIIRESIAAHISVE from the coding sequence ATGACAGACACAGAGCTCCGCGTTTCCAAGATCGAGAACGGCACCGTCATCGACCACATCACCGGCGGACAGGCGCTGAACGTCCTCGCCATTCTGGGCATCGACGGCACGTCCGGCGAGGAGGTCTCCGTGGGGATGAACGTCCCCTCCGACCGGCTGGGCCGCAAGGACATCGTGAAGGTCGAGGGCCGCGAGTTGAGCCAAAACGAGGTGGACGTCCTCTCGCTCATCGCGCCCGCCGCCACCATCAACATCGTCCGGGACTTCGACGTCGTCGAGAAACACCGCGTCTCCCGTCCCAGCGAGGTGACGGGCGTGCTGTCGTGCCCGAACGCAAACTGCATCACGACCGAGAGCGAGCCCGTCGAGTCCCGGTTCGAGGTGCTCGAGGAGGGGGTCCGCTGTACTTACTGCGACACCATCATCCGGGAGTCGATCGCGGCCCACATCAGCGTCGAGTAA